In Candidatus Devosia phytovorans, the DNA window CCGTGGCGCCGAATGTGGACCCGAATTCGTGACCATGACCGTCTCGGACCAGATCGGGTCCGCCACACCAGTGCGCAGGAGGCCTTTTGGCCTCCTGCTTGTTGCCACGCCAGTGCTGCTCGTCGCCTGGCTGGTCATCTGGCCGATCATCTCTGCCGTCATCCAGACCGTGTGGGTGCCAACGCCCGACGGTGGCAAGACGGTGTCGCTGGCCAGCTACAGCTATTTCTTCTCGGACGGCTACAGCCTTTCCAACCTGTCGATGACGCTGTGGACCACGGGCGTCTGCGCCATATTGCTGCTGGTCGTCTGCCTGCCGATCGCGCTCTATCTGCGGTTTTCCAATTCCAAGATCGCCGCCTATGTGCAGGGCCTCGCGATCTTTCCGATGTTCGTGCCGTCGATCATCCTGAGCTTTGCCTTCATCCGCGTGCTCGGCCCCAATGGCACCGCCGACCTTCTGCTCAACTCCGTCGGCCTGCCGAAAATCCGCTCGCCCTACCTGACGCCCTGGGGGCCGGTGATCGGGCTGGTCTGGGACAATATTCCGCTGACCGTTCTCATTCTGCTATCAGGCCTTGGGAATGTGTCGAACCAGGCAGTCGAGGCGGCGCGCGACGTCGGCGCGGGAAAGATCGCGCTGCTATGGCACATCATCCTGCCGCGCATTTCCAATTCGATCCTCGTGGCGATTTCCTTTGCCGTGCTCGGCATCTTCTCGGCCTTCACCCTGCCCTATATCCTGGGGCCGGCGGCGCCGGAAATGATGGGGCCGTTCATGCAGCGCACCTTCCGCGAATTGCTGCAGCCCAATACGGCCATAACCCAGGCGGTGATCACCTTCGGGTTCTGCATCATCTTCGGGCTCTTCTACGTGCGCTCCGTCGCCAAGAACAGGACGCCGTAAGATGGCTGCAACCCTGACCAAATCCCGCGTGGACTGGACCGGCATTGTCTTTGCCGTGGTCCTGACCATTGTCATCGTGGTGCCGCTGCTCGTCGTCGGCACCTGGGCTTTCACCAATGTGTGGCGCTATCCGTCGGTCATTCCGCAGGAATTCGGCCTGCGCTTCTGGAACCAGACACTGGCGAGAGCAGACGTCTGGAGCTCGATCTCGATGAGCCTGACCCTCAGCTTCACGGTGACGGCGCTCTCCGCCCTGATCTGCCTGCCGGCCGCCTATGCCTTTGCGCGGCTCGACTTTCCGGGCAAGAACATCCTGTTCTTCTCCTTCCTCGCCGGTCATGCCTTTCCCAAATTTGGCCTGCTTGTCGCCATTGCCGGCATTTTCCTGCAGCTCAATCTCATCGGCTCCTTCTGGGGCGTGGTGCTGATCCAGCTGGTTGGCACGCTGCTGTTCATGATCTGGATTCCGGTGGCGGCGTTCCAGGCGGTCGACCGGCGCATGGAAGAGGCGGCGCGCGACGTCGGCGCATCGCCGCTCCGCGTTTTCTGGTCAATCACCCTGCCCCAGGCTGGGCC includes these proteins:
- a CDS encoding sugar ABC transporter permease — its product is MTVSDQIGSATPVRRRPFGLLLVATPVLLVAWLVIWPIISAVIQTVWVPTPDGGKTVSLASYSYFFSDGYSLSNLSMTLWTTGVCAILLLVVCLPIALYLRFSNSKIAAYVQGLAIFPMFVPSIILSFAFIRVLGPNGTADLLLNSVGLPKIRSPYLTPWGPVIGLVWDNIPLTVLILLSGLGNVSNQAVEAARDVGAGKIALLWHIILPRISNSILVAISFAVLGIFSAFTLPYILGPAAPEMMGPFMQRTFRELLQPNTAITQAVITFGFCIIFGLFYVRSVAKNRTP
- a CDS encoding ABC transporter permease subunit, with product MAATLTKSRVDWTGIVFAVVLTIVIVVPLLVVGTWAFTNVWRYPSVIPQEFGLRFWNQTLARADVWSSISMSLTLSFTVTALSALICLPAAYAFARLDFPGKNILFFSFLAGHAFPKFGLLVAIAGIFLQLNLIGSFWGVVLIQLVGTLLFMIWIPVAAFQAVDRRMEEAARDVGASPLRVFWSITLPQAGPTIAAAILLSFVGTFYETEGAWLIGAPQVRTLPVLMISFINNQPVIQYGAVLSVLLWVPSFIALLFARKVVNSGSFARGFGG